The following coding sequences are from one Eptesicus fuscus isolate TK198812 chromosome 7, DD_ASM_mEF_20220401, whole genome shotgun sequence window:
- the LOC114229382 gene encoding tubulin alpha-8 chain isoform X3, producing MVDLEPTVVDEVRAGTYRQLFHPEQLITGKEDAANNYARGHYTVGKESIDLVLDRIRKLTDACSGLQGFLIFHSFGGGTGSGFTSLLMERLSLDYGKKSKLEFAIYPAPQVSTAVVEPYNSILTTHTTLEHSDCAFMVDNEAIYDICRRNLDIERPTYTNLNRLISQIVSSITASLRFDGALNVDLTEFQTNLVPYPRIHFPLVTYAPIISAEKAYHEQLSVAEITSSCFEPNSQMVKCDPRHGKYMACCMLYRGDVVPKDVNVAIAAIKTKRTIQFVDWCPTGFKVGINYQPPTVVPGGDLAKVQRAVCMLSNTTAIAEAWARLDHKFDLMYAKRAFVHWYVGEGMEEGEFSEAREDLAALEKDYEEVGTDSFEEENEGEEF from the exons ATGGTAGACCTGGAGCCTACTGTCGTAG ATGAGGTTCGGGCAGGAACCTACCGCCAGCTCTTCCATCCAGAGCAGCTGATCACAGGAAAAGAGGATGCAGCTAACAACTATGCCCGGGGCCACTACACAGTGGGCAAGGAGAGCATCGACCTGGTGCTGGACCGCATAAGGAAGCTG ACAGATGCCTGCTCTGGCTTGCAGGGCTTCCTGATCTTCCATAGTTTTGGTGGGGGCACTGGCTCTGGCTTCACTTCTCTACTGATGGAACGCCTCTCCCTGGATTATGGCAAGAAGTCCAAGCTAGAGTTTGCTATCTACCCAGCCCCCCAGGTCTCCACTGCAGTGGTCGAGCCCTATAACTCCATCTTAACCACCCACACCACACTGGAACATTCAGATTGTGCTTTCATGGTAGATAATGAAGCCATCTATGACATCTGCCGCAGGAACCTAGACATTGAGCGTCCCACCTATACCAACCTCAACCGCCTTATCAGCCAGATTGTATCCTCCATCACTGCCTCTCTCCGCTTTGACGGGGCCCTCAATGTGGACCTCACCGAGTTCCAGACCAATCTGGTGCCCTACCCCCGCATCCACTTCCCACTGGTCACCTATGCACCCATCATCTCTGCTGAGAAAGCCTATCATGAACAACTCTCTGTGGCTGAGATAaccagctcctgctttgagcccAATAGCCAGATGGTGAAGTGTGACCCAAGACATGGCAAGTACATGGCCTGCTGCATGCTCTACCGTGGGGATGTGGTGCCCAAGGATGTGAATGTCGCTATTGCCGCCATCAAAACCAAGAGGACCATCCAGTTTGTAGACTGGTGTCCCACTGGCTTCAAG GTGGGCATCAACTACCAGCCACCCACTGTGGTGCCAGGAGGGGACCTGGCCAAAGTCCAGCGGGCTGTCTGCATGTTGAGCAACACCACAGCGAttgcagaggcctgggcccgccttGACCACAAGTTTGACCTGATGTATGCCAAGCGGGCATTTGTCCATTGGTATGTTGGAGAGGGAATGGAAGAAGGAGAATTTTCTGAAGCCAGGGAGGACCTAGCTGCCCTAGAGAAGGATTATGAAGAAGTGGGGACTGATTcatttgaagaagaaaatgaaggggaggaattttaa
- the LOC114229382 gene encoding tubulin alpha-8 chain isoform X2, which produces MRECISVHVGQAGVQIGNACWELFCLEHGIQADGTFGAQASKINDDDSFTTFFSETGNGKHVPRAVMVDLEPTVVDEVRAGTYRQLFHPEQLITGKEDAANNYARGHYTVGKESIDLVLDRIRKLTDACSGLQGFLIFHSFGGGTGSGFTSLLMERLSLDYGKKSKLEFAIYPAPQVSTAVVEPYNSILTTHTTLEHSDCAFMVDNEAIYDICRRNLDIERPTYTNLNRLISQIVSSITASLRFDGALNVDLTEFQTNLVPYPRIHFPLVTYAPIISAEKAYHEQLSVAEITSSCFEPNSQMVKCDPRHGKYMACCMLYRGDVVPKDVNVAIAAIKTKRTIQFVDWCPTGFKVGINYQPPTVVPGGDLAKVQRAVCMLSNTTAIAEAWARLDHKFDLMYAKRAFVHWYVGEGMEEGEFSEAREDLAALEKDYEEVGTDSFEEENEGEEF; this is translated from the exons ATG AGGGAATGCATATCAGTCCATGTGGGTCAAGCGGGAGTTCAGATTGGCAATGCCTGCTGGGAACTCTTCTGCCTGGAACACGGAATTCAGGCAGATGGCACCTTTGGTGCCCAGGCCAGCAAGATCAATGACGACGACTCATTCACCACCTTTTTTAGTGAGACTGGCAATGGGAAGCATGTGCCCCGGGCTGTCATGGTAGACCTGGAGCCTACTGTCGTAG ATGAGGTTCGGGCAGGAACCTACCGCCAGCTCTTCCATCCAGAGCAGCTGATCACAGGAAAAGAGGATGCAGCTAACAACTATGCCCGGGGCCACTACACAGTGGGCAAGGAGAGCATCGACCTGGTGCTGGACCGCATAAGGAAGCTG ACAGATGCCTGCTCTGGCTTGCAGGGCTTCCTGATCTTCCATAGTTTTGGTGGGGGCACTGGCTCTGGCTTCACTTCTCTACTGATGGAACGCCTCTCCCTGGATTATGGCAAGAAGTCCAAGCTAGAGTTTGCTATCTACCCAGCCCCCCAGGTCTCCACTGCAGTGGTCGAGCCCTATAACTCCATCTTAACCACCCACACCACACTGGAACATTCAGATTGTGCTTTCATGGTAGATAATGAAGCCATCTATGACATCTGCCGCAGGAACCTAGACATTGAGCGTCCCACCTATACCAACCTCAACCGCCTTATCAGCCAGATTGTATCCTCCATCACTGCCTCTCTCCGCTTTGACGGGGCCCTCAATGTGGACCTCACCGAGTTCCAGACCAATCTGGTGCCCTACCCCCGCATCCACTTCCCACTGGTCACCTATGCACCCATCATCTCTGCTGAGAAAGCCTATCATGAACAACTCTCTGTGGCTGAGATAaccagctcctgctttgagcccAATAGCCAGATGGTGAAGTGTGACCCAAGACATGGCAAGTACATGGCCTGCTGCATGCTCTACCGTGGGGATGTGGTGCCCAAGGATGTGAATGTCGCTATTGCCGCCATCAAAACCAAGAGGACCATCCAGTTTGTAGACTGGTGTCCCACTGGCTTCAAG GTGGGCATCAACTACCAGCCACCCACTGTGGTGCCAGGAGGGGACCTGGCCAAAGTCCAGCGGGCTGTCTGCATGTTGAGCAACACCACAGCGAttgcagaggcctgggcccgccttGACCACAAGTTTGACCTGATGTATGCCAAGCGGGCATTTGTCCATTGGTATGTTGGAGAGGGAATGGAAGAAGGAGAATTTTCTGAAGCCAGGGAGGACCTAGCTGCCCTAGAGAAGGATTATGAAGAAGTGGGGACTGATTcatttgaagaagaaaatgaaggggaggaattttaa